In Deltaproteobacteria bacterium, the genomic stretch ATTGCGTTCGACCATGGCTAGAACCTCACCTGCAACGAAACCCCCGCGTGTCGCCGTGAGACGCTCGGCGACACCGCGACACTCGGCACGTCGGCACGACGCCGCTTGGCACCGATGCCGACCATGACCGCGCCCGCGACCACGAACACCGCCCCCGCGACCGCCCCGCTCACTGCCATCGCGTTGCCCGACAACCCCTGCGAGATCTGTTGGCGGCGATCATCGGGTGACTGCGTGGGCGAGAACGACTCGGCGGCGCGCGCCCGCGCCATGCCAGCGCCCATCACCGCCAGCGCCGCGACGCCGACGCCCAGCCCGACGGCACCGCCGGCGATGAGGCCGGTGCCCTTGCGGCGATGGGACTCGTCGGTCTCGACCGGCTGCGGCTGTGGATCGACATCGTCGGCCTGGCGGCTGCGCGCGCGCGGGTCGTCGCGCCGGCGGTACCACGCGAGGTCCTCGACCCGCGGCGCCCAGCTCGACGCACTCACGCCCTCGTAGTCGCCTCGCAGGCTGGCGTCGATCTGCGCGTCGGCGTCGCCGTGCTCGCCCGAGACCCGCTGTCGTTCGGCGTCGATCTCTTTCATGCGGGCATCGACCAGCGCCTGCTTGGCGCTGCGATCCGCGGCATCCGTCGCGATCTCGCCGAGCCGGGCCGTGTAGGCCTCGAGCACCGTGCGCTCGGCTGCGAGCGCCTCGAGATCACCGCGCAGGCCGTAGATCTGCGCGTGGCACTGGGCGATCCACAGCGCGACCGAGCCGCGACTGCGCGCGTAGTGCCGCTCGTCGGGCAACAGACGCAGTGCGTCGCCGAACGCGACCAGGGCAGCATCGAAGTCGGCGCCCTCGTGGGCCCGCTTGCCGCGCATGTACGCCTGGTAGGCCGCCTCCTCGCCCTTCACGAGCCGATCTGGATCGAGCCCCCGCGGCCCCGCGAGCACGTCGTCGTGGGCAGCCGCCGTCGCCGGAACCGGCATCGCGGCCGCGCTCCTCGAGCGTTGCGCGACCGGCAGCGCCACGGCCGCGGCCAAGACCATGGAAAGTGGAACGCGAAGGCGACTCACGGCGGACAAGGTGTGGCCCGTGGGAATTTCGATCCCCGGCACGGATCGAAATCTCCGGGCCCAGCACCTACGGCTTCGTGAAGCGCATCGCGTTCCCCCTGGCCTGCGTGCTCGTCTCGGCCGCCTGCGTCCCCTCGGCGCAGCCGGGCAGCTGCTTCGTCGACGACAACTGCGGGCTCGGGCTGGCGTGCATCGACGGCACCTGCCAGATGCCCGGCGGCAGCTCGACCGGCGACGACGGCATCGACATCCCCGACGGCCTCAAGCTCGACGTCGGCGGTGCGGTGGCCGAGATCCCCGGCACCTGCCAGGACGCGCTGGCGATCCGCACCAACGCCGGCTGCGAGTTCTGGGCGGTCGATCTGCCCAACGGCTGGCTCGCATCGGAGCCGTTCAGCTACGACATCGCGGCCAACCAGCAGTTCGCAGTGGTGGTCGCCAACGTCTCCGACGCACAGGCCGCGACGGTGTCGATCTACAGCAGCAACGGCACGACCGCGCTCGAGACCGCGACCATCGCCCCGCTGCACACGCACACGTTCCGCCCGCCGATGCAGAACGTGGACCCGACGCGCAATGGCGGCGCCGATGCCTATCGCATCTCGAGCGACGTGCCGATCACCGCATACCAGTTCCAGCCACTCGACAACCTCACGCCGGTGTACTCCAACGACGCGTCGTCGCTGCTCCCGGCCCACGTGCTCGAGGCCGACTACCTCGCCGTCACATCGGACGCAGTGCGACTCTCGATGTACCCAGCGGGATCCTTCGAGACGCAGGACTACGACGCCGGCGCGTTCGTGAGCGCGGTCGCAACCGTCGACGGCACCCACGTCTCGTTCTATCCCACCGCCGAGCTGGCCGACGGCGCGTGGGACGGTGCGGTGTTGAACCGCGGGCAGGTCTTCACGATCCTCTCGAAGCCCGGCTCGGCCACCGGCAACCCGTACGGCAACCTCTCGGGCACGCGAGTGATCGCCGATCATCCGATTGCCGTGTTCTCGGGCAACGTCAGCGCGAGCGAACCAGCAACGGCGACGAAGTGCTGCCTCGACCACGTCGAGCACCAGATGTTGCCGCTGGTGGCGTGGGGCGCCAGCTACATCGCCCCGCCGCCGCCGCTGCCGGCCGACCCACGCCAGGATGCCCCCGCGACCTATCGCATCACCGCGGCCTTCGACGGCACGCAGCTGCAGTACGGCGGCAGCAAGCCCGCCGGTGCGCCCGACTCGCTGGATGCCAACGAAACCGCTGCCTTCGCGTCGGCCGCACCGCTGGTCGTGAGCAGCGATCCCGAGCACCCGTTCGCCGTGACGCAGTTCCTCTTCAACGGCCTCGAGAACCCCACGCCGAGCAACGCGGGCGACCCCAGCATGATCGCGCAGCCATCGACCTCGCAGCTGCAGACGCGCTACGTGTTCTTGTCACCCGCCGGGTACGCGCAGAGCACGGTCACGATCTTCGCACCGCAGGGCGCGAACGTGACCCTCGACGGGCAGTCGGTCACGCAGTGGCAGCAGCTGCCGCCGCTGGCGGGCGAGTCGTGGTCGTATGCGCGCGTGCCGATCGACCCCGGCGCCCACATCCTCATCTCCGACAAGAACGCCGGCATCGACGTGTATGGATTCGACGCCAACGTGAGCTACGCCTACGCCGGCGGCAGCGCGGTCGAGCGCATCAGCGAGGCTCCGCCGATCCCGTGATCGCTGCGGGCGCGGACAGAATCGGGACTGCTCCGCAACGGCACCCCCTCGTGCCCCCCGAGGGGGCTACACTGATGGGAGCAGGTGCACGTCAAGGCCACCGCGGTGCGCAGCGCGATCGCAGGCGTCGAGCGACTGTTCGGACCCGAGGCGTGGATGCGCGTGCGCGCGGCATTACCGGCCGGCGTGGCCGCGGAGCTGGATCGGCCGCTCATCCCCACGCGCATGATCCCGATCCACCTCAGCGCGGCCCTGCACGAGACCATCCGCGAGGTGCTCGGCGCGGGTGATCTCGACGTCAACCGCCGCGTCGGCGTGGAGGCGGCGCGCACCGACTTCGGCGGCGTGTACTCGATCTTCCTGCGCGTGGCCGACTACGAGACCACCCTGCGTCGCCTCGAGCGCGCGTGGCGTCAATACAACTCCCAAGGCACCCTGACCTGGGTGACGCTCACCCGTGACTGTGCCCGCGTCGTGACCGAGGGCACCGCGGGCTACACCGAGCCCATGTGGTACGCGACCACCGGTCGCGTCGAGGGGATCCTCAGGCTCGCCGGCGCGACGGCGGTGGACGTGCGCGTGCTCGAGACTTCGCCCGCGCACTGCATCGCCGACTTTCGCTGGCGCTGAGAGCCCCGAGACGGCGCGGACCCGCGCCCCGGTTTTCGGCGCTCGGAGGCTGTCACACGCGGCCCCGCCGTCCTCCATGGGTCATGCGTCGCCGTGGAACCCTTGCCTGGACCCTGATCGCCGGCGGCTGCTTCTCGCCCGACGCGAGCGATCCGAACACCACGGGCACCGCGGCATCGACCGATGGCTCGGGATCGTCGGGCCCGCACGGGACGAGCTCCGACGCCACGTCGGACGGCCCGGGCGGCGACAGCAGCGGCGACGCCGGTTCCAGCGAGGGCACCGGCAGCGGCGACGACGGCACGACCGAGGCCGGCTCGACCGACGGTGGCGGCAGCACCGGCGAGCCCGTCGCGGTCTGCGGCGACGGCGTGGCGGCGGTGGGCGAGCTGTGCTTCGACGACATCACGCTCGTCGACGGCAGCGACGTGATGTTCTCGGGTCGGCTCGCCGACCTCGACGGCGACGGCGATCGCGACGTGGTCTACCTCATCGGCGATGGTGTCGTGGTCCACCTCGGGGTCGGCGACGGCAGCTTCGGACCCGGCCTGGGCGGGATCACGATGGTCTCGATCGCCGCCGAGATCGGCGACGTCGATGGTGACGGCAACACCGACATCGTCGGTGTGAACGAGTACGACTCGACGGTGTCCATCGCTCGCGGCAACGGCGGTGGCGGCTTCGCGATCCAACCCCTGCTGACGGCCAACAATCCGCCGAGCCACCTGCTGATCACGCAGCTCGATGGCGACGACGGCGACGACATCATCGTCGGCACCAGCATGGGCGTCGAGGTGTTGCGCAGCACGGGCGACGGCGCGCCGCTCGACCTCGGCGGGTTCGGACTCGGCGGCCCCGTCCACGCGATGGGGCTCGGCGAGTTCGACGGCGACGGCGACACCGACCTCATCTACGTCTACGAGGCCTACGGTGAGCAGCGCTTGATCGTGCGGCTGGGCAACGGCGACGCCAGCTTCGGCTCGAGCATCACGATCGACGACGGCGGCGATCTCCCGCGCGGTGTCTCGGGCGGCGACCTCGACGGCGATGGCCACGGCGACCTCGTGTACGTCGACGTCACGCTCGCGCAGGTGTTCGTGCAGCTGGGCAACGGCGCCGGTGGCTTCGCCGACCCGGTCGGCTACACCACCGACGACGACCCGCAGCACACGCTGCTGCTCGACGTCACCGGCGACGACGCGCCCGACGTCGTCGTCGGTCACGTCGACGGCCAGTCGTTGTGGGTGTACCCCGGCGACGGCGACGGCGGGCTGCAACCACCGCTGGCGATCCCGCTGGCGGGCCCGGTCTACTCGCTGGCGTCGGGATACGCCAACGCCGACGCGATTCCCGACCTGGTCGCGACCGACGGCGGTGCCCAGCGGATCTCGGTCGTGCTCTCGACCCCTTGATCGCCCGGGCCCGCCCGGGCCACGCGCAGGCTCGCGCCAATGCGGTGGCGGACAGCACCTAGGACCTCGACACAGCGATTGTGACGGGCCATAACACCGCCCTGACCGCGCCTCGCTGCGTTGCCGCACCTTGAAATACGCCCGGTATTCCGGCGGCACGGCGCCTTGCGGAGTCGCGGCCATGACGGCGTTCTGACCCATCACAATCGCTGTGTCGAGGTCCTAGCCGAAGTGATACGCGCTGATGCGCTTGCCGAAGATCTCACCGTGGTAGCCGCTGCGGCCACGGTCGTCCCCCGCGGCACCGGCCACGACCATGAGCGGCAGCAGATGCTCCTCACGCGGGTGCGCCCGCCGGGCCGCGGGTGCGTCGCTCCAGCGCGCGAGCGCTGCATCGCGGTCGGCTGGCGCGTTCGTGCACGTCTCGCGCAACCACCCATCGAAGGTCTCGGCATCGGTCCGCGCGCGCGGATCGTTGAAGCCGCGCATGTTGTGATACGACATCCCGCTGCCGATGATGAACACGCCCTCGTCGCGCAACGGCGCCAGCGCACGCCCGATCGCCAGGTGCTGCTCGGGATCGAGGCCCCGCACCAGCGACAGCTGTAGCGTCGGCACGTCCGCGTCCGGGTAGGTCAGCTTGAGCGGCACGAAGGTGCCATGGTCGAAGCCCCGGACCTCGTCCTGTGCGCTCTCGAAGCCGGCCGCGCTCAACGACGCCCGCACCCGCCCCGCCAGCGCGGGCGCCCCCGGAGCCGGCCACGTGATGGTGTACGACTCGGGTGGAAAGCCGTAATAGTCGTAGAGCATCGGAGGCTGTGCCGCCGTCATCAGCGTGGGCACCGGCGCCTCCCAATGGGCCGACACCACCAGCAGCGCGGTCGGCTTCGTGGGCGGCAGCGACGCGAGACCGCGGAGGTAGCCCGCGAGCGCGTCGAGCTCGCCGCGATCGAGGCCCATCTCGACGAACGGCCACGGACCGCCCCCGTGGGGGACATAGGCGACGGGCATACGCTGGCGGGTGGCGGTCATGGGTGCATCCTCTCGGGCGGACGACGACGGCGCTCGGGCACAACCAGCCGCGACGGTCGCCGCGCCCGCGAGCGAGCCGACGAGCATCTGGCGGCGGTTGGGTCGTTGCTGCGTCACGGCCGTATGGCCGGCAGCGTAGCGCCACCCGGCCCGCGCCACACGGGGCCGCGCGGGTGCCCGGCCGCAACACAATGTTGCGCCAACGGCTCGGCCCCCCGCCCACGAGCGACGTGCGGCGCTCACCGGCCGCTGGCAGAGTGTCCGTGATCGGACCCCCCATTCACGGTGGCACGCGACCAGCGATGGGACTCGCGCTCGCGACGGGGCGACGGCGCTCGATGGCCGCGCGGCCCGACGGACGACGACGACCGCTCGGCCACTTCGAGTCGACCCTGCGGACCATTTTGAAAACCTCGCCAGACGGCGGCCAAACGGGCACTGGCGGCCGAACTCGCGATGGCACGGAATCGACATCGCGCACCGTCAAACGAGCGGTGGAATACATATTTTGCAGCACGTGATACTTGCCGCGCCCGAGCGGTACCGCTATGCTCGACATTGCCGTTCGTCGCCCGCGACACCCGAACATTCGGGTCGTCGCTCGCCGCCCGGGCGGAGCTGAATCATCGTCTGCCACCGCAGCCAATCGCCGCGGCGGGGCAGCTTCGCGCCGACCTGCAAATCGCAGGATTGCACGCGATCGAATGATCGTCCCCGATCGGACGATCGCGAGTTCGTCGTCACTTTCGTCCTTCGGATCGTTCGTCGAGAACCTCCGCGGAGGCCCATCATTCATGCGCACGCGCTCCATTCATCGCATTCCGCCATCGACAGCCACGGATCGTCGGCTGCCATCGCTTGCCGCACTCGCGCTGCTCGCCGCAGTCGCATCGGCGTGCAACGCCGACCCCGAGCCGGGCCCGCCCGCAGCCGACGAGTCGTCGAGCGACGGCGGCGCATCGAGCTCCAGCGACGACGGCGGCCCGACGGCCTTTTTCGACGACGACGAGGTCCGCACGATTCTCGCGTGGCTCGGGCCCCTGCCCGACGCACCGCATCCCGATCCATCGAATGCGTTCGCCGACGACCCCGACGCGGCGCTGCTGGGCCAGCGATTGTTCTTCGACCCCCGCTACAGCGCCAACGGTGAGGTCTCGTGCGTCACCTGCCACGACCCGGCCGCCGGCTTCGGTGACTCGCGAGCAAATCTCTCGAGCGGCATCGCGGTGACCGGCCGCTCCTCGCTCGGGCTGCTCAACGGCGCATTCGGTGCCGCCGCCGAGAACGGACCGATCTGGCAGTTCTGGGACGGCCGCGCCGACAGTCAGTGGGCCCAGGCCCTCGCGGTGCCCGAGAGCGGCGCCGCGATGGCGTCGACCCGCAGCAAGGTCGCGCTACATCTCTACGACGAATACCGCGACGACTACGAGGCGGTGTTCGGGCCCATGCCCGCGCTGCGCGACGACACCGGCACCCCGTTGGTCGACCCGACCTACAAGCCCGGCATGCCCGAATGGGACGCGCTCCCGGCCGAGTCGCGCGACGCCATCGAGGGCGTGTATGCCAACTTCGGCAAGGCCGTCGCCGCCTACGAGCGATTGCTCGTGAGCCGCAACTCGCGCTTCGATCGCCTGTGGCACGACCTCGCCGCCGGCGCGCCCGACAGCCCCTCGCTGACCGACGAAGAGAAGGCGGGCCTGCGCGTGTTCATCGGCGCGGGGCGCTGCCTGGGTTGCCACAACGGCCCGAACTTCACCGACGGCGAGTTCCACAACATCGCGATCCCGCAGAGCGGCGAGAACGTCCCCGAGATGGACGAGGGGCGTGCCGGTGGTGTCGCGAAGCTCATCGCCGACAAGTTCAATTGCGCGGGGACGTACAGCGACCACCCCGACAAGACCGCCTGTCCCGTCAACTTCGTCGTGCCCGAGGGCGCCGAGGTCGGCGCCTTCAAGACGCCGTCGCTGCGGAGCATCGGATTGACACCACCCTATATGCACACCGGGAACTTCGCGACGCTCGAGGACGTCATTCGTCACTACGATCTCGGCGGCGCCGCGTATGGCACGTTCGAGGGCAGCAAGGACGAGCTCCTGCGTCCGCTGGCGCTCGACGCCACCCAGCTGCGCGCGCTCGCAGCGTTCTTGCGGGCCCTCGACGGCGAGCCGCTGCCGGCCGCGCTCACGGAGGCGCCGTGAAGACCGCACGCCCACGCGTCCGCATCATCGCCGCGCTGGCCCTGGGTCCGTGGACGATCGCGCCGCTCGCCGTCGCAGCCCCGGCCGAGGAGCCGCCGGCCACGTCGGCGAGCGCCGACAGCGACGAAGACGAGGCCGCGCGCCTGCGCAAACAGGCCGAGCAGCGCTACTTCGAAGACGACTTCCAGGGCGCGATCGACGATTTCGGCCGCGCCCACGCGCTCGCCCCCCACGCCACCGACCTGTTCAACATGGGCCGCATCTACGAGGAGAAGGGCGAGCTCGCAGAGGCCGTGCGCTACTACGAACAGTTCGTCGCGCAGCCCAAGATCCCGCTCGAGGAGCGAGCGCTGGTGGCCCAGCGACTCGAGGTCCTGCGCCCGCTGGTCGCCCCGCGGGATGCCGAGCCCTCGCCGCCCGCGCCGCGGGCCGAACGCGATGCGCCGCACCGGAGCACACCGGCGGTCGACGACCCGCGGGCGAAGAGCATTCGTCCGCTCCTCATCAGCAGCAGCACGCTGCTGGGGCTCGGCTCGGCGATCGCACTCGCCGGCGGTCTGGGCTTCGGGCTGGCGGCGCGCCGCGCCAGCGACCGCGTCGAGCGACTCGGCGACGGCAGCAATCCCGAACGACTCGGCCTCGCCGCGGCCGAAGACCTGAACGCGCGCGGCCGCGATCTCGAGACCCTGCAGATCGCGTCGATCGCCGCCGGTGCGACCCTCGGCGTGGTCGGAGCCGCGCTGCTGGTCACCGCGCTGGTGCGCCGTCGCGCGCAGCACCGGCGCGCCGAGCACATCGCGACTCGCATGGCGCCCACACCGAATGGATGGAGGTTCTGATCATGCTTCGTTTCGAATCCACGTTGGCGACGCTTCCGTTGCTGCTGCTGGCCGGCTGCTACACCGCCGAGCTCGACGCCGAGGCCTCGGCGGTCTATGTCTGCTCGCAGGACGAAGAGTGTCCGCTCGGGCAGGCCTGCGCCGAGGGTCTGTGCCGCGCCGAGGCCGAGCTACGCGGCCCGTCGCTGGAGATCGCCTCGCCCGCGCCGCTGCAGGTCTTCTCGCCGGCCGACGCCACGATCCCGCTGAGCTTCGAGGGGCGCGATCTGGTGCTCTCGGACGACGCATCCGACGACGCGCGCGCCGGCTACGTCGAGATCTACCTCGACGGTGCACTGGTCGACGCGGTCACCGGCGGCGACCTCGAGGCCGGCCTCGACATCGCATCGCTGGACATGCCGACCACCGGCGGCCTGCATCACATCGTGCTCAGCCCACGCCACATCGACGGCGCTCGGTTCGAGAGCGTCGAATCCGATGCCCACGTCGCGTTCTGGGTCGACGACGGCCTCGAGCACGTCGCGATCGTCGAGCCCCCGCCGGGCGCTCGATTCGCGGCCGATGGCGCCCGGGTGCAGCTCGAGGTCGCCTCGCTGAACTTCACGCTGGTGAACCCGGGCTTCATCGCCCCCGGCGAGGTCGCAGGTGGACCCGAGGGCTATGTGCACATCTACGTCGATGCGGACGTGCCGAACTGCCTACCGGCCTGCAATTTCGACTACCAGAGCTCGGTGATCCCGCCGGGGCTCGCGCGGGTGAACCAGCTGCGGGCCGATCAATACCTCGTGCTGCCCGAGGGCGTCGGCACCGTGCGCCTGCAGATCGTGGCGCAGGCGATCGACAACGTGCCGTACTACCGCGGCGAAGATGCGGCCGCGTTGGTGTACGACGAGGTCCCGGTGCAGTCGGTCGTCGGGGAGGCGCAGCCATGATTCGATTGCAGCTACTCACGATTGCATCGCTGGTGCTGGGCTGTTCGGATCCCGAGCGACTGCCCCGCGCGACGGGGGACGACGACGACGAGACCCTCGGCTCCAGCGACACCGGGGCCCCAGTCGAGGTGGACGTCGAGCTCGTGCGCGCCGCCGCGGTTGCCTACGCCGACCTCGCGCCACTCACCGAGGTCCACGAGCTCGCCGAGACCCACGCCGACGCGGCCGCCGTGCGGGTGTGGGGCACGCCCGACGCGATGGCACCATTCGCGGCGATCGACCCCGACGATCCGACCGTGACCGCGGCGTTCCCGGTCGAGACGATCCTCGTCAAGGAGCACTTCGACGCCGACGGCGGGATGTTCGGGCTGAACGTCATGTACAAGGCCCCGGCCGGCTACAACCCCGCCGCCAACGACTGGTACTGGCTCGAGCTGCGCGACGACACCGTCACGCACGCCGGTCGGGTCAGCTTCTGCATGGACTGCCACGAGGCCGCCATCAACAGCGACTTCGTGGTCGGTTTCGGGAAGAGCCAATGATCGCCGAACGCTTCCCCAGTGGCATGCCGAGGCCTCGGCGCAGCGGACCGCTGCCCGACGAACCCGCCAGCGGGCGCGTCGTCGCCGGGGTCTACACCCTCGTGCGATTGATCGGTCGCGGCGGCGTGGGCGACGTGTACCTCGCCAAGGAGGCCGCGCGCGGCGACCTGCCCGAGCGCGACGTGGTGGTGAAGCTGCTCGCCGGGCGCTGGATGGACGATGCCGACGCGATCGCGCGGTTCGAGCGCGAGGCCCGACGATTGCGCGCGCTCGAGCACCCC encodes the following:
- a CDS encoding VCBS repeat-containing protein, which produces MRRRGTLAWTLIAGGCFSPDASDPNTTGTAASTDGSGSSGPHGTSSDATSDGPGGDSSGDAGSSEGTGSGDDGTTEAGSTDGGGSTGEPVAVCGDGVAAVGELCFDDITLVDGSDVMFSGRLADLDGDGDRDVVYLIGDGVVVHLGVGDGSFGPGLGGITMVSIAAEIGDVDGDGNTDIVGVNEYDSTVSIARGNGGGGFAIQPLLTANNPPSHLLITQLDGDDGDDIIVGTSMGVEVLRSTGDGAPLDLGGFGLGGPVHAMGLGEFDGDGDTDLIYVYEAYGEQRLIVRLGNGDASFGSSITIDDGGDLPRGVSGGDLDGDGHGDLVYVDVTLAQVFVQLGNGAGGFADPVGYTTDDDPQHTLLLDVTGDDAPDVVVGHVDGQSLWVYPGDGDGGLQPPLAIPLAGPVYSLASGYANADAIPDLVATDGGAQRISVVLSTP
- a CDS encoding dioxygenase — its product is MLVGSLAGAATVAAGCARAPSSSAREDAPMTATRQRMPVAYVPHGGGPWPFVEMGLDRGELDALAGYLRGLASLPPTKPTALLVVSAHWEAPVPTLMTAAQPPMLYDYYGFPPESYTITWPAPGAPALAGRVRASLSAAGFESAQDEVRGFDHGTFVPLKLTYPDADVPTLQLSLVRGLDPEQHLAIGRALAPLRDEGVFIIGSGMSYHNMRGFNDPRARTDAETFDGWLRETCTNAPADRDAALARWSDAPAARRAHPREEHLLPLMVVAGAAGDDRGRSGYHGEIFGKRISAYHFG
- a CDS encoding cytochrome-c peroxidase, whose protein sequence is MRTRSIHRIPPSTATDRRLPSLAALALLAAVASACNADPEPGPPAADESSSDGGASSSSDDGGPTAFFDDDEVRTILAWLGPLPDAPHPDPSNAFADDPDAALLGQRLFFDPRYSANGEVSCVTCHDPAAGFGDSRANLSSGIAVTGRSSLGLLNGAFGAAAENGPIWQFWDGRADSQWAQALAVPESGAAMASTRSKVALHLYDEYRDDYEAVFGPMPALRDDTGTPLVDPTYKPGMPEWDALPAESRDAIEGVYANFGKAVAAYERLLVSRNSRFDRLWHDLAAGAPDSPSLTDEEKAGLRVFIGAGRCLGCHNGPNFTDGEFHNIAIPQSGENVPEMDEGRAGGVAKLIADKFNCAGTYSDHPDKTACPVNFVVPEGAEVGAFKTPSLRSIGLTPPYMHTGNFATLEDVIRHYDLGGAAYGTFEGSKDELLRPLALDATQLRALAAFLRALDGEPLPAALTEAP
- a CDS encoding tetratricopeptide repeat-containing protein, producing the protein MKTARPRVRIIAALALGPWTIAPLAVAAPAEEPPATSASADSDEDEAARLRKQAEQRYFEDDFQGAIDDFGRAHALAPHATDLFNMGRIYEEKGELAEAVRYYEQFVAQPKIPLEERALVAQRLEVLRPLVAPRDAEPSPPAPRAERDAPHRSTPAVDDPRAKSIRPLLISSSTLLGLGSAIALAGGLGFGLAARRASDRVERLGDGSNPERLGLAAAEDLNARGRDLETLQIASIAAGATLGVVGAALLVTALVRRRAQHRRAEHIATRMAPTPNGWRF